A part of Apodemus sylvaticus chromosome 19, mApoSyl1.1, whole genome shotgun sequence genomic DNA contains:
- the LOC127670127 gene encoding olfactory receptor 2J3-like has protein sequence MVEFNASWEGYFIFLGFSKWPHLEVVLFVVILIFYMMTLTGNLFIIILSHLDSHLHTPMYFFLSNLSALDLCYTTSSVPQLLFNLWGPEKTISYAGCMLQLYFVLTLGTTECVLLVVMSYDRYIAVCKPLHYSVLMNPRFCQLLAAASWVCGFTTSALHSSFTFWVPLCGHRQVDHFFCEVPALLKLSCVDIHANELTLMVMSAIFVVIPLILILSSYGAIAWTVLEIQSTTRLQKVFGTCGAHLTVVSLFFIPIMCIYLKPSTKSSQDHTKFIALFYTVVTPSLNPLIYTLRNKDVRGAIRRLSWYEREK, from the coding sequence ATGGTGGAATTCAATGCAAGTTGGGAAGGGTACtttatttttctgggtttttctAAATGGCCTCATCTGGAAGTTGTTCTCTTTGTGGTGATATTGATATTCTACATGATGACACTGACAGGAAATCTCTTCATCATCATCCTATCACACCTAGATTCTCACCTCCACACCcctatgtacttcttcctctcaaacctctctgctcTGGATCTCTGCTATACCACTAGCTCTGTTCCTCAGCTGCTGTTCAACCTCTGGGGCCCAGAGAAGACGATATCTTATGCTGGTTGCATGCTTCAGCTCTATTTTGTCCTCACTCTGGGTACCACAGAGTGTGTTTTGTTGGTGGTAATGTCCTATGACCGCTATATAGCTGTGTGTAAACCCTTGCATTACTCTGTTCTCATGAATCCTCGTTTTTGCCAACTGCTGGCTGCAGCATCCTGGGTATGTGGCTTTACCACCTCAGCACTTCATTCTTCCTTTACCTTCTGGGTACCCCTGTGTGGCCATCGCCAAGTGGACCACTTCTTCTGTGAAGTGCCAGCACTGTTGAAGTTGTCTTGTGTTGATATCCATGCAAATGAGCTGACCCTCATGGTCATGAGTGCTATTTTTGTTGTCATACCACTCATTCTCATCCTGAGCTCCTATGGTGCCATTGCATGGACTGTCCTGGAAATACAATCAACTACTAGACTTCAGAAAGTTTTTGGGACCTGTGGAGCTCATCTGActgttgtttctctctttttcattcCAATCATGTGCATTTATCTTAAGCCTTCAACAAAAAGTTCTCAAGATCATACCAAGTTCATTGCCCTCTTCTATACTGTTGTCACACCTAGCCTCAACCCTCTCATTTATACTCTAAGAAACAAAGATGTGAGAGGGGCAATAAGGAGGCTGAGTTGGtatgaaagagagaaatga